AATACCTTATTGGGGTGGAAATACTATCCTATAACACCAGCCATGTGCTAGCTTTATATTTGGGCGTTCTGTCTACTTCATGAGACGATGTGGTCAGTAACCAGACAACAATTCTGGGAGGATTCTTGGTTAGAGACTGCGAGTCGGGATTTtccagacacaacgagcagttCGCTCAGTTGCATGGAGACCATTTCTAGTGCTTTTAACATCTGTAGCATCTGGGCATTTTGGTGTCGTCCTCATCCCTGTATTGAGGCGTGTTCCTGATGCTAAAACAAGAGCAGTGGAGCTGAGAAGTGACACCTGCATTTCTGATGTCTGAGCTCACCAagtgtaatataatatacatttaaatgtggaATTTGTAACAGTATGTCTGGTCTGTTTATATTTTCATTCATGTGTACTTTTTCAGTTTTAATGTAAAttcggatttttttttaaaataggtGCAAAAATGTTGTCTACAGAATATTTGAGATAAGACGGTAATGTTATAGATTACAttcttgtttttaaattgtgttgGTTAAGTATCTGGTGTTTACTTACTGAACTTTGTATTATACCTTCTAAGTTGCATGAACACTGTTGCGAAATGCTTGACTTTGTGGGCAGTTACATTTCCACCACCAGGGGGTGCTATAAATCAATAAGAAAGTTATCTGCCTCTCGAGCCATCAGTGTTTAaactaactttaaaaaaagagtggGAATAAAACTTCAGACCAACATTTTGTAGTTTGTATCAATCTTATTCATTATTCTGAGCACGCTATAAGAAATCACAAATATGAAAGGCAACAGCGCACTAACCCagaaatattttctttacaaaTATTATCAAAATGGACATATCCACTTCTTACATGTTGCAACGGTACACAAACCAGCATTAAATTACAATACAATTATTACAAATGTCGTAGAAAGATTAGCATACattcatgcaaataaagttacaACAAAAACACGCTACATTCGATATAACATAGCGAAGATTGCCTTGAAGATGGCGCAGTGAGACACTAACGGGTCAATCTTGATATTTATCATCTTACTTctacttgatttattttttccaccTGACTGATTTTGGGAAAACTAACAAGCTACAAAAACAacttaataaacacattttgaaacTGTTTTTCACAGTATGACAAGTGTGATTTGAGGGGAAACCTTTTAAAATTTATTatgaaagaaatatattttaatctgTCTCAGctagtatttttttaaacatttttttgattacataaaaaaaaaaaatagttctgccaacatttctttaaagtaGTGCAAATATATAGTTTAGGAAATAATACAGTTAGTAGTTATACCAAAAAAAGGGACTTTAAAAGTATTTCCCTACAGAACAAACCATACAAcctcaaaataaattaatatagaCTGTCAGTTTCATCTGAGAAGATGGGTGCACACAAACATGTTCTCTTACACACAGAAGTTGACCAAAAAAATTTCAAATAGCCTAATTTGCCATTTTGAGATTGGTGACATCGCCTCGTTGAACCATGAAAGAACACCGGGATTTCTAACAACTCCTTTCATGCTGGTTATTCGCAAAGATCGAGGCGCTTGGATTCAGGAAAAGAGAGACGGAGACGAGCAGAGAAAAACTTTGATCGGAGACATTCTCTgacgactgtgggtcagtggttagcagatcTGTcattcaatcagggggttggcggttcaatccccgccctaattGACGTgtcatgtgtccttgagcaagacacttaaccctgaattgctccctgtagcggtGTATCATATCTTTGGataaagcgtcagctaaatgtgaCGAATGAtcccttgtttgtttgtttgtccctcttcctcccgccgCTGTCCCTCCGCCCGCTCTATTTTGGGGGGAGCTAAGTGGAGCAGAGCTCCAAGCTGACCTGCTCTGACACACTGGCTCTTTTACCTAAAAAAAACTCAACACCTACCGCTGAACTTTGACAGAACTATACAACCAACCCCCTCCTTGTTCctgtaaacacaaacacctCGATCTCcgctgtttttgttattttgcatGTAACTTGTGCGCAACTTGAATCACTTGATGAGGTAGTAAGAGTGGATTAATCCAGTTATGGCTTTTTATCCATGTACACATTAGAATGACTGTAGGTCGGGAAAATAAGTTGTTGCGTCCTGTTTGACACGATATGTCTGAATGTCCAGACTTGTTTGAGGTCTTCTGGGACCCGTCTCTGATCACCCAAACAGAGGGCGACTCCACGCGTGTCGAATTTAGTGGCACAGCAATTTCTCTTTGGTTCAACGGAGTTTTGCGCCACAACTGTTGCAACCCgtgtataaaaaaataagattaaAGTGGAACCAAGAGGTTTGGATTCCTTTGAGTTGCAATAATGATAAAACACTTCAGTCCCTTCATGGAGAAAAAGGGCATTTATCACCGACGAGCTGGACGTCACACAGAGTGAGAAACTACATTGTTACAAGCGTAAagccaacaaaacacacaactaaATAAGGTATGTTCTGGTCTGTTGCCtcaatatatttacatgtttacagcCCAGTGATGCAAATATTGCAATGCACTAAGGGAAGAGGATTTGCAGTTTggacataattttttttggtCAATATTTTGATTATATATGGCCAATATCTTTAAGTGGCAACGGTGGAGCGTAAATGTCCTGCTGTGACTTCTAGTCGGAGGCAGAATTTGGGACGATTTGTGAGTAGCAAATAATTACTCTCGGGGGAGATTAAGTCACTGTTAGACAGATACACCGCGTTACCCCACCGTTGACCTTTGCCCTGGAGCTAATCACAGGCGCGCTGCCACATTTTGAGCCCTGGGTGAGACCTTGACCCCTGGCTTGACTCGTGCTATCCGAGCCCTGCGGGGAGACTAAAGGGTAAGTGTGGCGCGAGGCCAGGAATAGTAACTCATCTGATCAAAACCTCTGATGACTTTTCGCcagagggagaaaagaaaaaaaagagaaaaggttgAGGACGGAGGTCAAATACTATCCAAGGCCTGTATAGAAGACAATTAACCTGTTTTCTGTTATTAAGAGTGCATTCAAAATGATTTCACAGTATACTCAACAGCTGAGGAAAacaatatatagaatatatacaatatttataattCTCGACAAAAAAAACTTTCCTAAAGACTGAGCTAGATTAACTAGGTAAATGTTAGCTTCCTTGTGCTGAAAACGTAAAGGTATATGGTGAGGAGGTTTAAGCTTGCGCTGAATGAGCTCGTGGTCACTTGCAAatttgatgtatatatatatataaatatatacatatacggtgGCGTGTAGAGCGATGTCGACCACTGGTGTGATCCTCCGCTGGGTCGAGTTGTGCTTCTCTACTGCCAAGAAGACGCTTTGTCATGCAGaagcttcctcttcttcaccttgaAGAAATCTGGGTCGTGAAAGAAGACCGTTCAAAGTAGGGAAAACAGTCCAGACAGTCTCCAAAATTATGATTCAGAGAAGAGATTAAAAACAACATGTTATCTCTTATCTTAGCTTCATGTCACGTATTGGGTGGACTGACCTGTGATGGCAGACTGTTTGTGTTTTCCGTGTCGTTGCACCCGGTAGCACCCCCTTGTGGTCACCTCCAGGTACTCATCTCCAGATCCGAACGAGCTGCTGTAGCCTGGGGAACCGTCGCCTGGGGAACCATCGCCTGGGGAACCATCGCCTGGGGAACCATCACCTGGGGATCCCTCGCCTGCTGACGACGACCGAATTTTGGACACCGGACGTGACGGTCCAACCGTGCAGCTGCGATAAAACGCCGGCACCTCTTGGTCCCCGAGCTCCTCCCACTTGATGTCGGAGCCCTCTCCTGGCTTTTCATGCTGGAAATCAAAGTTCCAGCGCTTTTTGGCCACGTCCAAGTTCCTGCAGAGCAGCCGTTGGAAGTCGCGCTTCAGCTGCTGGTGGTCCACGGGGCCGAAGAGACTCCTTCGCACCGGCTTCAGCTTCTGGACCTCGGCGCCCCTCAGGCGTGAGAGCTCTGGCTGAGGTGGCGTGGCCGGGCCTGCTGTCGGTGTTGAAAGAGAGGCCATCGCCATGTCCCTGTCAGAACAAACCCAGAGTGTTAGAGGGATGTCAGAGGTCAAGTGTTGGGCCTGCTGAGCATCAATGGAGGTGTGGactgttttattcattttctcCTGGCATAGGTTACTTACTTACAACACAGAGTATCTGCCCTCTTGGGCGCCTTTTGTGTTTTATGTGATCAAATACACGTGTGCCCCTAACCTGCTGAGTAATTACTGCTGCACAAAGTTCCTCAACCAGCACCAAATAAATCTCTTACAAAATCCACTGCCCTGCCGTGTCAAAGCCAACCTGGTGCTGCACCTGCTCTGGTGTCTGCCAGTCAAAGCTCGCAGGTtaaggtcagaaggtcacagaggtcatgtgGGCCCCTTGTGAGGAATGTTTCCCATATAGCCACATGTAATTAGAGCCATACTGTTGGATTCTGAGATTGATCTCCCGCACTGCTATTTGATAATCTGCAGTACCTCTGAAGCGTGAGActggtgtagttgtgtgtgatgtgtagttCTACTGTGGTATTCAAGGTCTACAAAAATTGGATTTTCTTGATCTTAAAGGTTGCACACAGGTGCAGATTTCTGAACAAAAATTAACTTGTTTCATTGTGTTGAATCAAAAAGAATCGCTTCCACCGGTTTGACCATCATctctaatgtatttattttaccaCAATTTCGGCGGTATGCTTCACTAACAGAAAATATTAATTTCATTCACAAGGGTTCTTAAGTGGGGCTCTGAGTCAAAAACCTTGAAATTGTACTATTGAGTTAATATTGTTTATTACATGTGCTTTTTGACAATTGAAGCAATGCGATTTGTtcaatttgttttgtgttggCGGGGAAGAAAATGACAAGTGTAATGTATAACTGTGTACTCTGCTTTtgagaataaacacaatttacaacaaaaacaaatattgtttattacattttacgCCTAAAAACTGAATTTGTAGACAAAGGGGGTGTGGGAGGCTGATAGATGGGCCCCACAGCGGGTTAATCCAGCCCAGCCTCAACAACCTGTAGTTCAGAAAGACCGTCCTAAAAATACCAATAAATACACAAGAATTAATGTCGCCTTCAGGGACAGTCAGTGGTCTGCGTAATATGTTAAAACACAGAGAGGGTAAACGTGTAGCGCGACTTAGAAACTCCAGCATGTCATACATAATAGCTTGTTTACAGAATAACAACAACAGCCCTCAGGGGGCTGAAGAgggcggggggcgggggcgTTGCGCAATAAGTGTTTTGACATCTACAGTAGAGCACTTTCACCACGTTGGTCAACTCCTACAACCTTTACGCGCAAACGTGCGTTAGAAACAATGGCTTTCCGCATACTTCCTCCTCTAATCACGAGCAAAAATAACGGATTCACACCGCACAACTTCCATTTCCTCCTTTCTGTCTTTCGGTGGGGATAtacgcagaagaagaagaagaagaaggggaaaaaagcaaCATTGCTTCCCTTTTCACCGACAGATCTCTCCGAGTAAAACGTGTTTGCGTCGAGTGGGCGCGTCGTGCCATGACCCGACTTTGCAGAGAAACACCGAGAACTCTTTAATATCTCACACGAGAGCCTCAAGAACCGACTacagttttttaaattgtattattagCACGTTATCAAGCGGTGTTGGAAAATAAACAACAGCAGAAAGTTCCCTGAACGGCTCGGTTAGGTGTGGAGGAACACTTCGTGACGCAGTTAGGAGATTCACTGGGCATGCGAGTCAGTAGGTGACCCAAACAGTCCGCACCTTGTCAAGGCAGCACTCAaattacgcacacacacacacgcccccgccccccccccccacacacacacacacacaatgcaagtATTTCAATTTTACGACCAACAACAAAATAGCATTCATGAACGGTTTGCACAAGCATTGGCTCATTTAAATGTCTTCTAACGACCGTGAGCAAACACTGAAACGTAAGGAGTTCAGACGAAAATTATTCCAAACAAAAATAgggtggaggaagaaaaaaaagacattgtaATAATGTCAAACCACGGTAAGAAAATAAGGCATTCCTCCTCTTACCATAAGCGTCGATATGTCAACCGTTGTTCAAAAGTTGAGTTTCAACTCATCCGGTCCGAGAGGAATGGAAAGTGTTCCCGAACGTGTCACGTTGAAAGGGTTCTTGGAGGCAGTACCCGCGTGAGGGTCCTTTTCGCCCCCTTATCTGCGACTTGTTTGCAGTGGACTGAGAAGACAGCGGGGGACGTCCTACTTAGAGGAGACGGTCACGTGGTCGCAGTCGTCGCTGGAGCGAAGCCAGGACGTAAACACCGCAGGCATGAGACACGCGTGACCGACAGGAAATACAGTATGCAAGAAAACTGCAGATTATAACTGTAGTTTAATGCTATTTTATCGTGAATTGGAACTATACAAATGTGCATAATGAGTGAACGGCGTTT
This is a stretch of genomic DNA from Pseudoliparis swirei isolate HS2019 ecotype Mariana Trench chromosome 10, NWPU_hadal_v1, whole genome shotgun sequence. It encodes these proteins:
- the cdkn1d gene encoding cyclin-dependent kinase inhibitor 1D, with protein sequence MAMASLSTPTAGPATPPQPELSRLRGAEVQKLKPVRRSLFGPVDHQQLKRDFQRLLCRNLDVAKKRWNFDFQHEKPGEGSDIKWEELGDQEVPAFYRSCTVGPSRPVSKIRSSSAGEGSPGDGSPGDGSPGDGSPGDGSPGYSSSFGSGDEYLEVTTRGCYRVQRHGKHKQSAITDFFKVKKRKLLHDKASSWQ